One Coccinella septempunctata chromosome 8, icCocSept1.1, whole genome shotgun sequence genomic window carries:
- the LOC123318214 gene encoding uncharacterized protein LOC123318214 — translation MDKNTKNKKTTGKEVEKPSTSSSGHLEKGKVKRPNKNRLPFELPKLGEPGGRDDPLRRGLSGAGVRRYLRHLHQGLAPEEARKQALSHPTPKVTPTGKHNKRGPELITPPTRPLPKRQKTAVAKTGQVTGYAAAVKAEKTSRVGIMPKDYPKATLEAEQLSSLEDILVEEMCQSQERGIHFTGVHFRNGMMLVDCGSQGSAEWIMKSVPQLKSWKGPELVVLRGDDIPKPTNITVFFPRSQEMEPEKILRLVEVQNSNLNTGAWRILNSRKEGKGTVLTIGIDPQTEETLKAGGCCLNFRFGRIPVSGLKNKNVPVEGSVDVEMPSTSREPEVQGEGADSSLGQAVGSAGAPMAAEIPSAALAAGRSCQLSGSAFSDSEREEHRKESEEEQEKMEEGT, via the coding sequence ATGGataaaaatacgaaaaacaaaaaaaccacTGGAAAAGAGGTGGAGAAACCCTCCACCTCCTCATCCGGGCACCTTGAAAAGGGGAAGGTCAAAAGACCAAACAAAAATCGGCTGCCATTCGAGTTGCCCAAGTTGGGAGAACCGGGTGGCAGAGATGACCCACTGAGGAGAGGACTCAGTGGTGCAGGGGTGCGAAGGTACCTGCGACACCTCCATCAGGGCCTTGCACCTGAGGAGGCTAGGAAGCAAGCTCTTTCGCACCCAACCCCGAAGGTTACACCTACGGGAAAACATAACAAAAGAGGTCCGGAGCTTATAACACCTCCGACGCGGCCTCTACCAAAGAGGCAGAAGACAGCTGTGGCTAAGACCGGGCAAGTCACTGGCTATGCAGCAGCTGTCAAAGCTGAGAAAACCTCCAGGGTTGGAATCATGCCCAAGGACTACCCTAAGGCCACCCTGGAGGCAGAGCAACTTTCCTCCCTGGAAGATATCCTGGTGGAGGAGATGTGCCAGAGCCAGGAAAGGGGGATCCACTTTACTGGCGTTCATTTCAGAAATGGAATGATGCTGGTCGATTGTGGATCCCAGGGATCTGCGGAATGGATCATGAAATCAGTTCCGCAGCTGAAATCTTGGAAGGGACCCGAGTTGGTGGTGCTAAGGGGAGACGACATCCCCAAGCCCACCAACATTACGGTATTCTTTCCAAGAAGCCAAGAAATGGAGCCTGAGAAGATCCTCAGACTCGTTGAAGTTCAGAACTCCAACCTCAATACTGGGGCATGGAGAATTCTGAACTCCAGGAAGGAGGGCAAGGGAACAGTCCTCACGATTGGGATCGATCCCCAAACAGAGGAAACCCTGAAGGCAGGGGGATGTTGCCTTAACTTCCGGTTTGGGCGCATCCCAGTCTCAGGGTTGAAGAATAAGAATGTCCCTGTGGAGGGTTCGGTGGATGTGGAGATGCCCTCCACATCCCGGGAGCCCGAGGTGCAGGGAGAAGGGGCAGACTCAAGTCTGGGGCAAGCTGTTGGCTCTGCCGGGGCGCCTATGGCGGCGGAGATTCCCTCTGCCGCCCTGGCGGCTGGGCGCAGCTGTCAGCTGTCCGGGAGTGCCTTCTCGGATTCCGAAAGGGAAGAACACCGTAAGGAATCGGAGGAGGAACAGGAGAAGATGGAGGAGGGGACGTAA